A stretch of the uncultured Bacteroides sp. genome encodes the following:
- a CDS encoding DUF4373 domain-containing protein, with protein MKDAYWMPHDSNSKDDPKCMLLIEDLGLEGYGAFWVLIEYLRDQPDYRCSLSMLRVLARKYNTAESVMNDVVKKYNLFVIDEDSFFFSESLIRRMVPLESKREKARLAGKASAEKRAKGKSLFNECSTDVQQTFNERSTDVQPVQYNIVEENRVENKKKNIIFMPPTLDEVKAYIKENDLNITAGSFFEYYSGTQWTDKNGKAVKNWKLKAQTWSKQADNKGEHNRVEALNGVDLGSGEFLVDGKRCYGDRSRPVQIPDGMPPRPGLQYCLDRENLKWIIL; from the coding sequence ATGAAAGATGCTTATTGGATGCCGCACGACAGCAACTCTAAAGATGATCCAAAGTGTATGCTTCTTATTGAAGATCTTGGATTGGAAGGATATGGAGCTTTCTGGGTATTAATTGAATATCTCAGAGATCAGCCGGATTATAGATGTTCGCTTTCCATGCTTAGAGTATTGGCTAGAAAGTATAACACGGCAGAGTCAGTAATGAATGATGTTGTGAAGAAGTATAATTTGTTTGTGATCGATGAAGATTCCTTCTTTTTTTCAGAGAGTCTTATTCGTCGTATGGTTCCTTTAGAGAGTAAAAGGGAAAAAGCTAGACTTGCTGGTAAGGCAAGTGCTGAAAAAAGAGCAAAGGGAAAGTCTTTGTTTAACGAATGCTCAACAGATGTTCAACAAACGTTCAACGAGCGTTCAACTGATGTTCAACCAGTACAGTATAATATAGTAGAGGAGAATAGAGTAGAAAACAAAAAAAAGAATATAATATTTATGCCTCCTACACTTGATGAAGTTAAGGCATATATTAAAGAAAATGATCTAAATATTACAGCTGGCTCTTTCTTTGAATATTATTCTGGCACTCAATGGACTGATAAAAATGGAAAGGCAGTTAAGAATTGGAAGCTCAAAGCTCAAACATGGAGCAAGCAAGCGGACAACAAGGGAGAACATAATCGTGTAGAGGCTTTAAATGGTGTTGATCTGGGTTCTGGTGAGTTCCTTGTTGATGGCAAACGTTGTTATGGTGACAGAAGTCGTCCGGTTCAAATACCTGATGGTATGCCTCCACGGCCAGGCTTGCAGTATTGCTTAGATCGTGAGAACCTTAAATGGATAATATTATGA
- a CDS encoding helix-turn-helix domain-containing protein: MVETALLIHNAYLSDIKAMISELLDEKLDNLKESQPSKSEEPVKYLTRKETAAKLRISLPTLADWTRQGLIKSKRIGSRILYDISDVESAIKDRR, translated from the coding sequence ATGGTAGAAACTGCTTTATTAATTCATAATGCCTATTTATCTGATATAAAGGCTATGATATCTGAGTTACTAGATGAAAAACTAGATAACCTGAAAGAATCTCAACCGTCGAAGAGTGAAGAGCCGGTTAAATATCTCACCCGAAAAGAAACAGCTGCAAAGCTTCGTATTTCACTTCCAACACTTGCAGACTGGACCCGTCAAGGTCTTATTAAATCAAAACGCATAGGTAGTCGTATTTTATATGACATATCTGATGTTGAATCTGCTATAAAAGATAGGAGATAG
- a CDS encoding phage integrase SAM-like domain-containing protein, giving the protein MATIKFYLKRPKSDKPTAIYFLMNYGAYTIQSNGNKKYLPLKYYTNETILPEKWDFETGLPIAPTAKNKRTNAIEYKEMKTVLEKVESTAKDVLRRLENDGIQPTNDILTKELDMLLKGYKDVALESNRKDLLSFISSYIDKSEHKPNTLKGYKQTKRELDAFAKLKGKRIFFNDVDLDFYMDFVEFLTDKTYAPNTIGTRIKDLKMFMNESYERGLHTNLDFKKKRFSKPREDTFSIYLTLEELDMIYKKDFSNNKKLEKVRDLFLIGCYTGLRFSDLSRLTSDNIGEDRTITMKTIKTGANVVIPVHSVVLQILSKYNNELPKVPSNQKFNEYIKDVAEASEIKEEILISKTKGSLNYEEPMPKYKLVTSHTARRSFATNAYLSGVPSISIMKITGHKTEAAFMRYIKISAKENAMKLITHKFFNPMSIAK; this is encoded by the coding sequence ATGGCAACAATTAAATTTTACCTAAAGCGTCCAAAATCTGATAAGCCTACAGCTATTTACTTTTTGATGAATTATGGTGCATATACGATTCAATCTAATGGCAATAAGAAGTATCTTCCTTTGAAGTATTATACAAATGAAACGATATTACCAGAAAAATGGGATTTTGAAACAGGTCTACCAATTGCACCAACAGCAAAGAATAAACGTACTAATGCTATTGAGTACAAAGAAATGAAGACTGTATTGGAGAAGGTAGAGTCTACGGCAAAGGATGTATTAAGAAGGCTTGAGAATGATGGAATACAGCCAACAAATGATATACTGACTAAAGAGCTTGATATGCTATTAAAAGGTTATAAAGATGTTGCCCTGGAATCTAATCGCAAAGACTTGTTATCTTTTATATCCTCTTACATTGATAAGTCAGAACATAAGCCAAATACTTTAAAGGGTTATAAGCAAACAAAAAGAGAGCTGGACGCTTTTGCTAAGTTAAAAGGTAAACGGATCTTTTTTAATGATGTGGATTTAGACTTTTATATGGATTTTGTTGAATTCCTTACAGATAAAACCTATGCTCCAAATACGATTGGTACCAGAATTAAAGACCTAAAAATGTTTATGAATGAGTCTTATGAGCGTGGTCTACATACAAACTTAGATTTTAAAAAGAAAAGATTCAGCAAGCCCAGAGAAGATACTTTTTCTATTTATCTAACGCTTGAAGAATTGGATATGATATATAAGAAAGACTTTTCAAATAATAAAAAACTAGAGAAAGTACGAGACCTATTTTTGATTGGATGCTATACTGGCTTGCGCTTTAGTGATTTGTCTCGATTAACATCTGATAATATTGGTGAAGACAGAACTATAACGATGAAAACAATCAAGACTGGAGCAAACGTTGTTATCCCGGTTCACTCCGTTGTACTTCAGATTCTCAGTAAGTATAATAACGAACTGCCAAAAGTTCCATCTAATCAAAAGTTTAATGAATACATAAAGGATGTTGCTGAGGCTTCAGAGATTAAAGAGGAAATATTAATCTCTAAAACTAAAGGGAGCCTGAATTATGAGGAGCCTATGCCAAAGTATAAACTTGTAACTAGCCATACTGCTCGAAGATCATTTGCTACTAATGCATATCTGTCCGGAGTACCTTCTATCAGCATTATGAAAATAACTGGGCATAAGACTGAAGCTGCCTTTATGAGATATATAAAAATTTCAGCAAAGGAGAACGCTATGAAACTGATTACACATAAATTCTTTAACCCTATGTCAATCGCTAAATAA
- a CDS encoding ECF transporter S component, whose translation MRSTTFQPVSFSLFDYRTYLFSFVFIIGNLVLPQICHLIPDGGKMLLPIYFFTLIASYKFGLRIGLLTAILSPLCNCLLFGMPSLIVLPILLIKSSLLAVIAAKIAQYSNKVSFIHLAVTIVAYQLVGGIAEYFITGSLQSAIQDFTIGFPGMLIQILGGWFILKKLAKYEC comes from the coding sequence ATGAGAAGTACTACCTTTCAACCAGTGAGTTTTAGTTTATTTGATTACCGGACCTATTTATTTAGTTTTGTATTTATTATCGGCAATTTAGTTCTGCCCCAAATTTGTCACCTGATCCCTGATGGTGGAAAAATGCTACTCCCAATTTATTTCTTCACCTTGATAGCCTCTTACAAATTTGGACTTCGCATTGGGCTACTAACTGCAATATTATCTCCTTTATGCAACTGTTTACTATTTGGTATGCCTTCTTTAATTGTATTACCAATATTATTAATAAAATCTTCTTTATTAGCTGTTATTGCTGCCAAAATAGCTCAATACAGCAATAAAGTATCCTTCATCCATCTCGCAGTTACCATAGTTGCCTATCAACTGGTTGGTGGCATTGCTGAATATTTCATAACAGGCAGTCTACAGTCTGCAATACAGGACTTTACAATTGGTTTTCCGGGAATGCTAATCCAGATTTTAGGTGGTTGGTTTATTCTAAAAAAATTAGCTAAATATGAGTGCTAA
- a CDS encoding phosphoribosyltransferase, whose translation MSAKSLEEVIERIHQIEINESFDMIVAIANGGIIPAALLCQRLNLEINLLKLSLRDKYQQPMFDQPQLLEPIHFDFEGKRILLVEDRIKTGATINYARKLLSKAAVIKTFAVNGNADYCLYNESCFKFPWIL comes from the coding sequence ATGAGTGCTAAAAGTTTAGAGGAAGTAATCGAACGAATTCATCAAATTGAGATTAATGAGTCTTTTGATATGATTGTGGCTATTGCCAATGGCGGCATAATTCCTGCAGCACTACTTTGTCAGCGTTTAAATCTGGAGATAAATCTTCTCAAGCTGAGTTTACGGGACAAATATCAACAACCAATGTTTGACCAACCACAACTGCTCGAACCTATTCATTTTGATTTTGAAGGCAAAAGAATATTGTTGGTTGAAGACCGAATTAAAACCGGAGCTACAATTAATTATGCCCGAAAGCTTCTTTCCAAAGCTGCCGTGATAAAGACATTTGCTGTGAACGGTAATGCAGACTATTGTCTTTATAATGAGAGTTGTTTCAAATTTCCCTGGATCTTATAA
- a CDS encoding DUF362 domain-containing protein has translation MDRRDFLRALALTGIATTVKPNEAFDLLMQTSENTATKKAYDMVAVIGGEPEVMFRHAIKEMGGMGKFVKKGQKVAVKPNIGWDKTPELASNTNPKLVAEVVRQCFAAGAKEVVVFDHSCDDWRKCYKNSGIEEAAKEAGAKVVPAHEESYYRTISLPHAKNLKTAKVHQAILDCDVWINIPVLKNHGGAKMTISMKNMMGIVWDRGYFHENDLQQCIADICTLPKRPVLNVVDAYRVMKSNGPRGRSTSDVVLAKGLFLSQDMVAVDTAAVKFFNQITNMPLGEVQHIVNASNLKVGSMNLDKMNIKRIKL, from the coding sequence ATGGATAGACGAGATTTTTTACGTGCACTGGCTTTAACAGGCATTGCTACCACTGTAAAGCCTAATGAGGCATTTGATTTGTTAATGCAAACAAGCGAAAATACGGCAACCAAAAAAGCATATGATATGGTTGCTGTCATAGGAGGCGAACCCGAAGTTATGTTCCGTCATGCTATTAAAGAAATGGGAGGAATGGGCAAATTTGTAAAGAAGGGACAAAAGGTTGCTGTAAAACCGAATATAGGATGGGATAAGACACCCGAACTGGCCAGTAACACAAATCCAAAACTGGTAGCTGAGGTAGTAAGGCAATGCTTTGCAGCCGGTGCTAAAGAGGTCGTTGTTTTTGATCATTCCTGTGACGACTGGCGTAAATGTTATAAGAATAGCGGAATAGAAGAAGCAGCAAAAGAAGCTGGAGCAAAAGTTGTGCCTGCTCATGAAGAATCATACTATAGAACGATCTCACTTCCTCATGCCAAGAATTTAAAAACAGCTAAAGTTCATCAAGCCATATTAGATTGCGATGTATGGATCAATATCCCTGTTCTGAAAAACCACGGTGGAGCTAAGATGACCATTTCAATGAAGAACATGATGGGAATTGTGTGGGACAGGGGATATTTTCATGAGAACGACTTACAACAATGCATTGCAGATATTTGTACTTTACCCAAACGTCCTGTTCTCAACGTTGTAGATGCATATCGGGTCATGAAAAGTAATGGCCCGCGTGGCAGATCCACTTCTGATGTAGTTCTGGCTAAAGGTTTGTTTCTTTCCCAAGATATGGTTGCAGTAGACACAGCAGCTGTGAAGTTCTTCAACCAGATTACAAACATGCCTTTAGGTGAGGTGCAGCACATAGTTAATGCTTCAAATCTGAAAGTAGGAAGCATGAACCTCGATAAAATGAATATTAAACGAATCAAATTATAA
- a CDS encoding 4Fe-4S dicluster domain-containing protein, whose translation MLQKTRISAAFIMLFLITFYFVDFAGLLPHKIQLLTTIQLVPALLAVNIGAIIFLLLLTLLFGRVYCSVICPLGIWQDVTERIAKLFNKRKKYKFLPARNMLRYGVLAIVTIAFLFGFTFLLSILEPYSIFGRIASNVFHPAYMYGNNILVKVLGKLSSSNLYIVEIAIRSIFSLVVALLSLLIISLLGYKYGRLYCNTICPVGSLLGFISKFSLFKIQFDENACNSCGACSTKCKSSCINVKEHKVDSSRCVTCFNCLPVCKKKAINFKFSYTAGSNKVGSEHDSSRRAFIALTGAGLITIPLAKAQNALATLNSKKPYKKLNPLSPPGSISAKKMQDHCTACHLCVSRCPSHVLKPSFTEYGLSGMMQPMMSFDKGFCNYDCTVCSHTCPNGAIMPLTKEEKHTTQMGRVVYTMPNCLVYTDNTDCGACSEYCPTQAVTMKPYKNGLSIPTVNPDICVGCGACEYACPAEPKAINVEGNVIQLKAKPFEEEQKKDVRIDSFGF comes from the coding sequence ATGTTACAAAAAACGCGTATTTCGGCAGCTTTCATCATGTTATTTCTTATCACCTTTTATTTTGTAGACTTTGCCGGACTATTGCCTCACAAGATACAGTTACTAACAACAATTCAATTAGTTCCAGCACTTCTTGCAGTAAATATTGGAGCAATAATATTCTTATTACTTCTTACTCTTCTTTTTGGACGTGTATACTGTTCTGTTATCTGTCCACTTGGAATATGGCAGGATGTAACTGAACGTATTGCTAAACTTTTTAATAAAAGGAAGAAATACAAATTCCTTCCTGCAAGAAACATGCTAAGATACGGAGTACTTGCTATAGTAACAATAGCATTTCTTTTTGGATTTACTTTCTTACTTAGCATACTTGAGCCATACAGTATTTTTGGAAGAATAGCTTCTAATGTATTCCACCCGGCATACATGTATGGAAATAACATTCTGGTAAAAGTTCTTGGAAAACTAAGCAGTTCTAATCTATATATCGTGGAGATTGCTATTAGAAGTATATTCTCGCTTGTTGTAGCCTTACTTAGCTTATTAATTATATCATTATTGGGGTATAAATACGGAAGGTTATATTGCAATACAATATGTCCTGTAGGCAGTTTGCTTGGATTTATATCCAAGTTTTCACTGTTCAAAATTCAATTTGATGAAAATGCATGCAACAGTTGTGGAGCATGCTCTACAAAATGCAAATCGTCGTGCATAAACGTAAAGGAGCACAAGGTGGATAGCAGCCGTTGCGTTACATGTTTCAACTGCCTGCCAGTATGCAAGAAGAAAGCAATCAATTTCAAATTTTCATACACTGCTGGTAGCAATAAAGTGGGGAGTGAACATGATAGTAGTCGCAGAGCCTTCATCGCTTTAACAGGAGCTGGATTGATAACAATCCCTTTAGCTAAAGCTCAGAATGCCCTTGCTACTTTAAATAGTAAAAAGCCATATAAGAAGCTTAATCCACTTTCTCCTCCAGGATCTATCAGTGCAAAAAAGATGCAGGACCACTGTACAGCTTGCCATCTTTGTGTGAGCCGTTGTCCTTCTCACGTCTTGAAACCATCATTCACTGAATATGGATTAAGTGGAATGATGCAACCTATGATGAGTTTTGATAAAGGATTCTGCAACTATGACTGCACAGTTTGTTCGCATACCTGCCCAAACGGTGCTATTATGCCACTTACTAAAGAGGAAAAACACACTACCCAAATGGGCCGTGTAGTTTATACCATGCCAAACTGTTTAGTCTATACTGACAATACGGATTGCGGTGCTTGCTCTGAATACTGTCCTACTCAGGCTGTAACAATGAAGCCTTACAAAAACGGGCTAAGCATACCAACCGTTAATCCGGATATTTGTGTAGGATGCGGCGCCTGCGAATACGCCTGTCCTGCAGAGCCTAAAGCTATTAACGTTGAAGGGAATGTTATTCAGTTGAAAGCTAAGCCTTTTGAAGAAGAACAAAAAAAAGATGTAAGAATCGATAGTTTTGGTTTCTAG
- the nhaA gene encoding Na+/H+ antiporter NhaA, translating to MNNFKIKPVAYSFNSFFKHYVSGGMVLMVVAVLAMIVANSPLNNAYQSVLNYPISLQIGSFNLFSHHGEPMTLLMFINDALMAIFFFSVGLEIKREVLVGELSSVRQALLPIIAACGGMIVPVIIYYFIVPEAPGCNGIAIPMATDIAFSLSVLGLLGKRVPLSLKIFLTAFAVVDDIGGIIVIAIFYATNLELGYILAAAVILVFMLYANNKLNIVNKGFYVLLGIVVWYLFLQSGIHSTVAGVLVAFTIPSRPHIKIGKYIEHIRENIHSFPISRKDSIILDKLQLERLKSIESASNHVISPLQSMEDGLQGVVNYFIMPIFAFANAGVVLSGEEGQIVGNVTFAVVAGLLFGKFIGLFSFTWLTIKLKIANMPEGMSWKNLAGVSMLGGIGFTVALFIATLSFGDTQALLNQAKLGIIIGTILCGLIGYLYLYKILPKDAKSN from the coding sequence GTGAATAACTTTAAAATAAAACCAGTTGCTTATTCTTTTAATAGTTTCTTTAAACATTATGTAAGTGGTGGAATGGTGCTTATGGTCGTAGCAGTTCTTGCTATGATTGTGGCAAACTCTCCTTTAAATAATGCTTATCAATCGGTGCTAAATTATCCAATCTCTTTACAGATTGGCAGCTTTAATCTTTTTAGCCACCATGGAGAGCCTATGACATTATTAATGTTCATCAACGACGCTTTGATGGCAATCTTTTTTTTCTCAGTTGGACTTGAAATAAAGAGAGAAGTATTGGTTGGAGAACTCTCCAGTGTCCGTCAGGCATTGCTGCCTATCATTGCTGCATGTGGAGGCATGATTGTTCCTGTGATTATTTATTATTTTATAGTTCCTGAAGCTCCCGGATGTAATGGTATTGCTATTCCAATGGCAACAGATATCGCATTTTCTTTAAGTGTACTTGGTTTATTGGGTAAACGTGTTCCTTTGAGCCTGAAAATATTTCTGACAGCATTTGCCGTGGTAGATGATATTGGCGGAATTATTGTTATTGCTATTTTCTATGCCACAAATTTAGAATTGGGATATATACTTGCAGCAGCAGTTATTCTTGTATTTATGCTTTATGCCAACAACAAGCTGAATATAGTAAATAAGGGATTTTATGTGTTATTAGGTATTGTCGTTTGGTACTTATTTCTTCAGTCGGGTATTCATAGTACAGTAGCCGGTGTATTAGTTGCATTTACTATTCCTTCCAGGCCACATATTAAAATAGGTAAGTATATTGAGCATATCCGTGAAAATATTCATTCCTTTCCTATTTCCAGAAAGGACAGCATAATCCTGGATAAACTGCAATTAGAAAGACTGAAAAGTATAGAATCTGCTTCCAACCATGTGATTTCACCTTTGCAATCTATGGAAGATGGTTTGCAAGGTGTGGTTAACTACTTTATTATGCCAATTTTTGCTTTTGCTAATGCGGGAGTTGTTCTTTCTGGTGAAGAAGGCCAAATAGTAGGAAATGTGACTTTTGCTGTTGTTGCAGGGCTCTTATTCGGGAAGTTTATCGGGCTCTTCTCTTTTACTTGGCTGACTATAAAACTCAAAATCGCGAATATGCCTGAAGGTATGAGCTGGAAGAACTTAGCAGGTGTATCCATGTTAGGTGGTATAGGCTTTACAGTCGCACTGTTTATAGCTACTCTTTCATTTGGAGATACACAGGCTTTACTTAATCAGGCAAAACTGGGTATCATAATCGGAACTATTCTTTGCGGATTAATTGGTTATCTTTATTTATATAAGATACTTCCTAAAGATGCAAAATCTAATTAA
- the secDF gene encoding protein translocase subunit SecDF — MQNKGLVKVFALLLTLVCVFYLSFSFVTRHYMNKAAEYAKGDPKLEQEYIDSLSTEKVWLRNYTLKQCREMEISLGLDLKGGMNVVLEVSVGDVIKALADHKEDPAFNKSLASAQKLSEISQSDFITLFIKEYHKLAPGARLSQLFATQQLKDKISQKSSDSEVEKVLREEVKAAIDNSYNVLRTRIDRFGVVQPNIQTLPDKMGRIMVELPGIKEPERVRKLLQGSANLEFWETYDSKEIVPYISSIDSKLRLLAEGKGVAVNDTTIKADSLAKDSTAVATAAKVNAKDSLLAALKGKSAKKETKATSSQMAQAKSEHPLLSIFQPNTNGMGCIVGYANHRDTAAINRYFAMKQIQDEFPKDLKLKWGVKAVDGDKKGQTFELYAIKSTERNGRAPLEGDVVTDAKDVFDQYGKPAVSMSMNSEGSRRWALMTKQNIGKAIAIVLDGYVYSAPNVNSEITGGNSEISGHFTPEESKDLANVLKSGKMPAPAHIVQEDIIGPSLGQESINAGIISFIVAIVVLMCFMCFMYGFIPGMIANCALLFNLFFTLGILSSYQAALTLSGIAGMVLTLGIAVDANVLIYERTKEELRAGKNTKNALNDGYKAAFSAIFDGHFTSVLTGIILFYFGTGPIRGFATTLIIGILMSFFTSVFMTHVVYDYFMSKDKLLNLPFHSKFSKKIFVHTNFNFVGANKKVFIIWGVILAICLGSLATRGLSHSIDFTGGRNYVLQFSKQVAPEDVRSLMSNKFGKDATVTVIALGTKGDKVRLSTNYRISESGGTVDTDIEQMIFEALKDKVLVPGTTFEAFKTSDVQIGGSILSSQKVGPSVADDIKTSAVRSVIFAIIGIGLYILLRFRDISYSVGSIVALAVDTIVILGVYSLCWGFLPFSMEVDQTFIGAILTAIGYSMNDKVVIFDRVREYFHLYPKHDRTGLFNDSLNTTLSRTVNTSLCTLLVLLCIFILGADSIRSFSFAMILGVVVGTLSSLFMASPVAFLIQQKEARKHAKLADKE; from the coding sequence ATGCAAAACAAAGGACTTGTAAAAGTTTTTGCGCTATTACTCACACTTGTATGTGTGTTCTATCTTTCGTTTTCTTTTGTTACCCGCCATTATATGAATAAGGCTGCGGAGTATGCAAAAGGAGATCCGAAACTGGAGCAGGAATACATTGACTCTTTGTCAACTGAAAAGGTGTGGCTACGTAATTATACGCTCAAACAGTGTCGTGAAATGGAGATTAGTTTAGGTCTTGACCTAAAGGGAGGTATGAATGTTGTTCTTGAAGTTTCTGTAGGTGATGTGATTAAAGCGTTGGCTGATCACAAAGAAGATCCGGCATTCAATAAATCTCTCGCTTCAGCTCAAAAACTTTCTGAGATAAGTCAGTCTGACTTTATTACACTTTTCATTAAAGAATATCATAAATTAGCTCCGGGTGCAAGGTTATCACAACTATTTGCAACCCAGCAATTAAAAGATAAGATTAGTCAGAAATCATCAGATTCTGAAGTAGAAAAGGTTTTAAGAGAAGAAGTTAAAGCTGCTATCGATAACTCTTATAACGTTCTTCGTACTCGTATTGACCGTTTCGGTGTTGTTCAGCCTAATATTCAGACTTTACCTGATAAGATGGGACGTATCATGGTTGAGCTTCCTGGTATCAAAGAACCTGAACGTGTAAGAAAATTGCTTCAAGGTTCTGCTAACCTAGAATTTTGGGAAACTTATGATTCTAAAGAAATTGTTCCTTATATCTCTTCTATTGATAGCAAACTTCGTTTGTTGGCTGAAGGTAAGGGTGTAGCAGTTAATGATACTACCATAAAAGCTGATTCTCTTGCAAAAGATTCTACAGCTGTTGCAACAGCTGCCAAGGTTAATGCAAAAGATAGTCTTCTTGCTGCATTAAAAGGCAAATCTGCTAAGAAAGAAACAAAAGCAACTAGCTCTCAGATGGCGCAAGCTAAAAGTGAGCACCCATTACTTTCAATATTCCAACCAAACACAAATGGAATGGGATGTATTGTAGGTTATGCTAATCACAGAGATACTGCTGCAATCAACCGCTATTTTGCAATGAAGCAGATTCAGGACGAATTTCCTAAAGACCTAAAACTTAAATGGGGAGTAAAAGCTGTTGATGGCGACAAAAAGGGACAGACATTTGAACTTTATGCAATTAAATCTACTGAACGCAACGGACGTGCTCCATTGGAAGGTGATGTAGTGACTGATGCTAAAGATGTTTTTGACCAATATGGTAAACCTGCTGTAAGCATGTCTATGAACTCTGAAGGCTCAAGAAGATGGGCTTTGATGACTAAACAGAATATTGGTAAAGCAATTGCTATTGTTCTTGATGGTTATGTATATTCTGCACCAAATGTAAATAGTGAAATTACTGGTGGAAACTCAGAAATCAGCGGTCACTTTACTCCGGAAGAGTCTAAGGACTTAGCAAATGTGCTGAAATCAGGTAAAATGCCTGCTCCAGCTCACATTGTGCAGGAAGATATTATCGGACCTTCTTTAGGTCAGGAATCTATCAATGCTGGTATCATTTCATTTATTGTAGCAATTGTTGTTTTGATGTGCTTCATGTGCTTCATGTATGGATTCATACCGGGTATGATTGCTAACTGTGCATTGTTATTCAACTTATTCTTTACACTTGGTATTCTTTCGTCCTATCAGGCAGCGTTAACTCTTTCGGGTATTGCCGGTATGGTGTTGACATTGGGTATTGCGGTGGATGCGAATGTGCTTATCTATGAACGTACTAAAGAGGAATTAAGAGCGGGTAAAAATACTAAGAATGCTTTGAATGATGGTTATAAGGCTGCCTTCTCTGCTATCTTTGATGGTCACTTTACATCAGTTCTTACTGGTATCATATTATTCTATTTCGGAACAGGACCAATCAGAGGTTTTGCTACAACATTGATTATTGGTATCTTGATGTCATTCTTTACTTCTGTATTTATGACTCATGTGGTTTATGATTACTTTATGAGTAAAGATAAGCTGTTGAACTTACCATTCCACTCTAAATTCTCTAAAAAGATATTTGTTCACACAAATTTCAATTTCGTTGGAGCTAATAAGAAAGTGTTTATTATATGGGGCGTAATCCTGGCTATCTGTTTAGGATCTCTTGCAACTCGTGGTTTAAGTCACAGTATTGATTTTACCGGTGGACGTAACTATGTGCTTCAGTTCTCTAAGCAAGTTGCACCAGAGGATGTGAGATCGCTCATGTCTAATAAGTTTGGTAAAGATGCGACAGTAACTGTTATTGCTCTTGGGACAAAAGGAGACAAGGTTCGCTTAAGTACAAACTATAGAATTTCTGAAAGTGGTGGTACAGTGGATACTGATATCGAACAGATGATTTTTGAAGCATTAAAAGATAAAGTCTTGGTTCCTGGAACTACATTTGAAGCATTTAAAACATCTGACGTACAGATCGGAGGTAGCATTCTTAGTTCTCAAAAAGTAGGTCCAAGTGTTGCTGATGATATTAAAACTTCTGCAGTGCGGTCTGTTATTTTTGCTATCATTGGTATCGGACTTTATATCTTATTACGATTCAGAGATATATCTTATAGTGTGGGCTCTATTGTTGCCCTTGCTGTTGATACAATTGTTATATTGGGTGTTTACTCACTTTGCTGGGGATTCCTTCCATTCTCAATGGAGGTTGACCAGACATTTATAGGTGCGATCCTGACGGCAATAGGTTACTCTATGAACGATAAGGTTGTAATCTTTGACCGTGTACGTGAGTACTTCCATTTATATCCAAAACATGACCGTACAGGCTTGTTTAATGATTCATTAAATACGACATTATCTCGTACTGTTAATACTTCATTATGTACATTGCTAGTACTTTTATGTATTTTCATTTTAGGTGCTGATTCTATTCGTAGTTTCTCATTTGCAATGATTCTGGGTGTTGTTGTTGGTACACTTTCTTCTCTTTTCATGGCTTCTCCAGTTGCATTCTTGATACAACAGAAAGAAGCTAGGAAACATGCAAAACTAGCTGACAAAGAATAA